The DNA window GGCAGTAGAGATGGTATTAGAGGAAATTAAAAATTTTCAAAGTAAAAGGTAAAGGGAGATTATAATGCTAAAAGAGATATTGTTGGGAAATGCTGAAAAACAAACGATAACTCAAATTTATGGTCCCCCAGGAGTTGGTAAAACAAATATTTGCATTATAAATTCAATAAATGCAAGTAAATTTGGGAAAGTTATATATATAGACACTGAGGGTGGCTTGTCAATAGAAAGAATAAAGCAAATATCTCCAAATGATTACCAAAAAGTTTTAGAGAATATGATAATATACGATGTCTTTGATTTTTATGAGCAAGATAAAATTATACAGAAGGAAGTTCCTCTAATAGCCAAAAATGCAAGTTTAATTGTAGTTGATAACATAACTTCTTTGTATAGATTAGAGTTAGGTAATGAGGCTAACAAAAATATTATGCTCAATAAAATGCTTGGTAATCAAGTAAAAACTTTATTAAAAATAGCTAAAACCTACAACTTAGCAGTTTTAATAACAAATCAAGTTAGAGAGACAGTCAATGGCTTTGAAGCTTCTGGGGGTTCTTTATTGGAATATTGGAGTAAATGCATAGTTAGATTAGAGAAAATTAATAGCGAAGAAAGATTGGCAATATTAGAAAAACATAGACATGCTGGAGAGGAAAAGGTTAAATTTAGAATTGTTGAAAGAGGAATAGAAATTAATAAATTACATTATTCCAAAGGTATCTCCTCTAAGTCCTCTTCT is part of the Methanocaldococcus sp. genome and encodes:
- the radB gene encoding DNA repair and recombination protein RadB, with product MLKEILLGNAEKQTITQIYGPPGVGKTNICIINSINASKFGKVIYIDTEGGLSIERIKQISPNDYQKVLENMIIYDVFDFYEQDKIIQKEVPLIAKNASLIVVDNITSLYRLELGNEANKNIMLNKMLGNQVKTLLKIAKTYNLAVLITNQVRETVNGFEASGGSLLEYWSKCIVRLEKINSEERLAILEKHRHAGEEKVKFRIVERGIEINKLHYSKGISSKSSS